CAGCCGCCGCGTCCGCGATGCGCCATTCGTCGCCGCCTCGTTGGCCGGCGCCGCGCCGTTCGCCTTCGCCGCTTCGATCTCGTCCGCGAGCTGCGCGAACGCGACGAGCATGCTCGTCTTCGCCCGCAGCGTCATGCTCAGCCCGTTCAGCAACCCGAACACCCGTCCGATGAGCAATAGTTCCGGCGGCACCGCCGTCAGCGGATTCTTGCGCAGCAAGCCGCTCACGTCTTCGTACGACTCCTCGAACACGTCGCCTTCGGCCCAGCCCGCGCCCGTCTCGTTGATCTGCTTCGCGATCCGCCCGACGTAGGCGTCGCCGAGCTGCTCGTAGCCCGCCGCGTCGTCCTTCTTCGTGCGGAATCCCAGGTCACGGAACGCCGTGCCCATCAGCGCGCTATTGCCCGAGAGGATCGCGCGCGTGAACTGGATCAGCACCTGCTGAAACGCCGGCGGCAACTGTTTCGCTTGCCCGAAGTCGATCAGCACGAGCTTCGGTCCCGGCAGCACCATCAGGTTCCCCGGATGCGGGTCCGCATGGAAAAACCCGTGATTGACGATCATCTCGGCGAACGCGAACACCAGGATCTTCGCGATGTCCGTCGTGTCGACCCCCATGCGCTGCATGCCCTCGTAGTCCGTGATCTTTACGCCGTCGATGTACTCCATCGTCAGCACGCGCCGCGTCGTGTGCTCCCAGTAGATCGCCGGCACGACGATATCTTCGACGTTCGCAAAGTCCGCCGCGATGCGTTCGGCATTGCGTCCTTCGTTGATGAAGTCCAGCTCCAGCGGAATGTTCGCGCGCATCTCCTGCGCCACGAAACGATAGTCCATCGACCGGTCAAGCTTGTTCAGCAGGCCGATGAAAAACTGCATGTTGTCCAGGTCGATGTCCACGATGTGCTCGATGCCCGGATACTGCACCTTCACCGCGACCACGCGCCCGTCGTGCAGGACCGCCCGGTGTACCTGCGCCAGCGACGCCGACGCCACCGGCTCGCGGCCAAACTCGACGAACACATCTTCCAGCCGCTTGCCCAACTCCCGCTCGATGTGCTCCCTGATCACGTCGAACGGCTCCGGCGGCACTTCGTCGTGCAGCCGCGACAGCGTCTCGACGTACGCCTCCGGCAGCACGTCCGGCCGCGTGCCCAGAAACTGGCCGGTCTTGATCAGCAACCCCTGGTTCTTCACCGCCGCCTCGTAGAACTTCTTCGCGCTCCACCAGTGGTGCGCCTCGCGCTTCGGGTCGCCCCACGCCTTGCCCTTACGCTTCTCCCGGAAGCTGATCACCTTGTAGCCCAAAAAGACGCGCGCCAGCATCCGCCCCACATTCGTGAAGCGCCTGACGCGATTCCGCGGCGCGCGAATCCGCTGCCGCTGACCGTATTCCGGCGAAGAAACCGTGCGTTGAGCCATGTTCAGTCGTCATGTTACGGGAATCACAATCCTACGGCCATCACCTGACACCACGTCATCCCGAGCAAGCGCAACCACGCGCCACTCGTCATCCTGAGCAAGCGAAGCGCCGCGAAGGATCCCATCGCGGCGACCATCTCACTCAACACGCGGAAAACTGCGCATCGCGCGCCAAACGCGCTCCCCCTCTCCGCTCGACGGAGAGGGGGCCGGGGGGTGAGGCCCGCAGCACCCCAACCACGCGCCATTCGTCACCCAAACTACATATCGCCCAGCATCCAGCATCCAGCATCCAGCACCCGCGACCGCGTGCCACCACCTCAACCCGCCATCATTGGCCCTTGCGGCAACCGCCCTGCAAACTGACGATCTCCCCGGAGGGACGATGGGCCCACTCGAACGCATCCGCACCGCCACCAGGGGCATGCTGCCCGATACGCTCGGCCTCCGCTTCGTCGAGGTCGCGCCCGAACGCGTCGTCGCTGAGGTCGACGTGACGGAAGCGCTCTGCACCGTGCCCGGCGTCATGCACGGCGGCGCCATCATGGCCCTCGCCGATACGCTCGGCGGCGTCGCGACGAGCCTCAACCTGCCGCAGGGCGCCGGCACCACCACGATCGAGTCGAAGACGAACTTCTTCGCCCCCGGCCGCACCGGCGAGACCGTCCGCGCCGAGTGCACCGCGCTCCACCGCGGCAAGCGCACCATGGTCTGGCAGACGCGCGTCACCGGCCCCGGCGATCGCCTGCTCGCGCTCGTCACGCAGACGCAGATCGTGCTCGATGTGCGCAAGTCGGAGCAGGAGATGCTCACCGCGCTGTTTGATGGCAAGTCGCTCGACGAACAAAAGACGCTGCTCGCCCAACTCGAGCGCGGCGGCGCCGCGTTGTATCGCGCCTTCGCGGCCAACGAGCCAGACGCCGCGACAAAGGAAGCCCTCCTCGAAGCCGCCCGCCGAGAAGAACAAAACGCCGAAGCCCTCGGCGGCTAACCCCGATCAACAACTCCGCAGATCTCGAAGAGGACTGGGCGCCTGGTTCNNNNNNNNNNNNNNNNNNNNNNNNNNNNNNNNNNNNNNNNNNNNNNNNNNNNNNNNNNNNNNNNNNNNNNNNNNNNNNNNNNNNNNNNNNNNNNNNNNNNCCTCCCGCGCACAGGTCGATCGTCCCTCTCCGCCTGACGGAGAGGGATAAGAGGGGAAGGGTTCGCGGCCAACGAGCCAGACGCCGCCACAAAAGAGGCCCTCCTCGAAGCCGCCCGCCGAGAAGAACAAAACGCCAAAACCCTCGCGGGCTAACCCCGATCAACAACTCCGCAGATCTCGAAGAGGACTGGGCGCCTGGTTCGCGCCGCACGCGACCTCCCGCGCACAGGTCGATCGTCCCTCTCCGCCTGACGGAGAGGGATAAGAGGGTGAGGTTCGCCGCCAACGAACCAGACGCCGCGACTAACGGCTCCCAGCATCCAGCATCCCGCATCCCGCTTCCAATACGGTACGATCCTCCAGAACGCGCACGCACACCAAACAGGGGGAACATGGGCAATCCCCTCATCCGACGACTCCACCACAACGCGCGCAACCCGCGCATCACCGGCCTCACCATCGATGGCGCAACCCTCGCCCGCATGTTCCGCGCCGGCGCCGCCGCCCTCCGCGCCCAGGCCGACGCCATCAACGCCATCAACGTCTTCCCCGTCCCCGACGGCGACACCGGCACCAACTTGTCGCTGACCATGCAGGCCGCGGCGGGCGCCATCACACTCGACGACGAACGCAGTGCCGAAGTCGTCGCGACGGCCGCCGCGAAGGCCGCACTCATGGGCGCCAAAGGCAACTCCGGCGTCATCCTGTCGCAGATCCTCGCCGGCTTCGCGGCCATGCCCGATCACGACGCCGCGCTCGACGGCGCATCACTCGCCCGCGCCTTCGCCCGCGCCCGAGACGCCGCGTATAAGGTCGTCTCGCAGCCGAAGGAGGGCACCATCCTCACCGCCATCGCTGCCGCCGCCGACGCCGCGGCGCTCGCCGGCAACGCGTCGACCGTCATCGTGCTCGACGCCGTCGTCACCGCCACGCGTGAAGCCGTCGATCGCACGCCGGACTTGCTGCCGGTGCTGAAGGAAGCCGGCGTCGTCGATGCCGGCGCCCAGGGCCTCTACGTCCTGCTCGATGGCATGTTGCGCGGCCTCCGCGGCGAAGAAGGCGCTACCGCCGCCGCCGATCTCGGCGCCATCGACCCGGCATGGCTCGCCGCCACCGTACGCACGCACGCGCACGGCGACGCACAGTCCGGCTTCTGCACCGAGTTCGTCGTCACCGGCGCTGCGATCGACGCCGACGCGCTGCGCACCCGCATGCACGCGCTCGGCAACAGCGTGCTCGTCGTCGGCGGCGATGACGTCGTGCGCGTCCACGTCCACACGCACGTCCCCGACGACGCGCTCGCGCACGCCCGCACCCTCG
The Dehalococcoidia bacterium DNA segment above includes these coding regions:
- a CDS encoding PaaI family thioesterase; amino-acid sequence: MGPLERIRTATRGMLPDTLGLRFVEVAPERVVAEVDVTEALCTVPGVMHGGAIMALADTLGGVATSLNLPQGAGTTTIESKTNFFAPGRTGETVRAECTALHRGKRTMVWQTRVTGPGDRLLALVTQTQIVLDVRKSEQEMLTALFDGKSLDEQKTLLAQLERGGAALYRAFAANEPDAATKEALLEAARREEQNAEALGG
- a CDS encoding DAK2 domain-containing protein — protein: MGNPLIRRLHHNARNPRITGLTIDGATLARMFRAGAAALRAQADAINAINVFPVPDGDTGTNLSLTMQAAAGAITLDDERSAEVVATAAAKAALMGAKGNSGVILSQILAGFAAMPDHDAALDGASLARAFARARDAAYKVVSQPKEGTILTAIAAAADAAALAGNASTVIVLDAVVTATREAVDRTPDLLPVLKEAGVVDAGAQGLYVLLDGMLRGLRGEEGATAAADLGAIDPAWLAATVRTHAHGDAQSGFCTEFVVTGAAIDADALRTRMHALGNSVLVVGGDDVVRVHVHTHVPDDALAHARTLGDVSHEKVDDMEAQFRALAASSPSVAPTEGIAVVAVALGDGIAELFESMGARVVRGGQTMNPSAGDIRAAIEATGASEVIVLPDNKNVVMAAKLAAEGLATLVAVVETRSIPQGVAALVALNTEAPFDENVAAMNDAIASVTTAEITLAARPTRIHDIDVRAGQPIGLIDGDLAVAAETIAEAAHQCVARILAARDASLITLYVGEGETEDAANAIADGLRERHGLDVDVVHGGQPHYPYFVGVE
- a CDS encoding AarF/UbiB family protein translates to MAQRTVSSPEYGQRQRIRAPRNRVRRFTNVGRMLARVFLGYKVISFREKRKGKAWGDPKREAHHWWSAKKFYEAAVKNQGLLIKTGQFLGTRPDVLPEAYVETLSRLHDEVPPEPFDVIREHIERELGKRLEDVFVEFGREPVASASLAQVHRAVLHDGRVVAVKVQYPGIEHIVDIDLDNMQFFIGLLNKLDRSMDYRFVAQEMRANIPLELDFINEGRNAERIAADFANVEDIVVPAIYWEHTTRRVLTMEYIDGVKITDYEGMQRMGVDTTDIAKILVFAFAEMIVNHGFFHADPHPGNLMVLPGPKLVLIDFGQAKQLPPAFQQVLIQFTRAILSGNSALMGTAFRDLGFRTKKDDAAGYEQLGDAYVGRIAKQINETGAGWAEGDVFEESYEDVSGLLRKNPLTAVPPELLLIGRVFGLLNGLSMTLRAKTSMLVAFAQLADEIEAAKANGAAPANEAATNGASRTRRLLEA